From the Bacteroidales bacterium genome, one window contains:
- a CDS encoding two-component regulator propeller domain-containing protein has product MPIKQNIKSFLSFFAERFICGVLLLFPFCLSANENLKFERIDDRNELSSDFVSSIIQDNDGYMWFATLDGLNRYDGYTVKVYKNRLNGEAYFKSNVFECIEVAKDGKLWLGTKYFGIQIFDPKTESVTTISNDPTKALYINDNQIQDLLRDSKGRMWIATYHGVARYDPDKKIMKIYAEDKHNPGAVPFGNVTSIYEDSQGRILFGTWENGLYVYNEKTDSFRNYYISQNVFNLTNPVRIWSFLEDKNGYTWIGTWETGLFKVRITDNSIEYLNHFYLDAGNKGKNICDNIIFCLEQTPDNSIWVGTSNGLSIISNPNANDPEIISYNEGVSTTLPSKSEIYEMKQDVSGSMWLATMGGGVNKIDLKRYKFELFNIPSSNTPLTSEVVYCFYPVNENELLLGVRSLVIGLYNLEKKTFKDYRNLPVLNEFTSENNSVFCIFKDSRENLWFGTRYLGLYKKDGKTGKLQNIVSRYFFSQGPPPYSVNCIAEDRYNCLWVGTSEGLIKLVYNHEIDKFDTYKYLPDSRDPNSICGKNITSILIDSQHVLWIATEDGGISRLKSDLKDHASLKFETINDFGLSKLRVSGHTVNVIVEDNKNRIWIGTGTDGIIQYDRKTNSFRNFPKVMEFTGNTVYNLIPDNSNAIWATTNKGLVRLVVENEDLNIQNFTVDDGLQGNIFNLGASYKDNQGRIYIGGLHGFNRFNPEEFQPNLYLPPVVVTKIEINNEPVEAERIQDNRLVLSNQENNFSVSFSALSYSQAKNNKFMHKLEGFDNDWIMSDCNNRTAVYTNVPPGKYTFLVKAANNSWIWNEQPVRLILVVKPSPFLTKVAITIYLLLFLSIIYMIFWFRMNNLKIKQAFEIEKLERVKNENINEFKLRFFTNVSHELLTPLSIISCGVEELNEKPGVDKNTLQSIWMNVNRLITLIKQLLDFRKIESGDMRLDIELTYIDEVFEKLKELFQPLAKRKNMVFTVNGKINKAIYCDVEKIETILTNLVSNAFKYSNEGGCVQVEYSLLKTEGKEFIEIVVKDTGYGISEKEIEHIFDRFYQVSSVTGRTFGVGIGLHLVKNIVDLHQGTITVKSNKEGEGSMFTIRIPLNKNLKEVKDEQTVLPNHPAGEFKVVLDEILVSDDTPESESGLVADSDFSVLVVEDNNELRKLISKHLSRFYKISEARDGIEGYEAACSQHPDLIVSDVMMPGMNGFEMCKKLKADFNVNHIMIILLTAKFTNDDRYEGYLAGADSYIAKPLDLKLLKARIDSLKKQREIIKEKFSGGIGSEFNPGGLSQINVDFMQQIIGLITENIEDPEFNVTMMLEKIHISHSTLYRKIQSLTGMSPNEFIRNVRITEAARLMKNKDISIAEIATMVGFNDHSYFTRCFKKKFNKTPIQFVGEIKT; this is encoded by the coding sequence ATGCCCATTAAACAAAATATCAAATCGTTTCTTTCCTTTTTTGCTGAAAGATTCATATGCGGTGTCCTTCTTCTGTTTCCTTTTTGTTTATCGGCTAATGAAAACCTGAAATTCGAACGGATAGATGACCGGAATGAACTGTCATCCGACTTTGTTTCAAGTATCATCCAGGATAACGACGGGTATATGTGGTTCGCCACCCTGGATGGACTGAACCGTTACGACGGCTATACGGTGAAGGTCTACAAAAACAGGCTTAACGGTGAAGCATATTTTAAATCAAATGTATTTGAATGCATTGAAGTGGCTAAGGATGGAAAATTGTGGCTGGGAACGAAATATTTTGGCATCCAGATTTTTGATCCGAAAACCGAATCCGTTACTACAATCTCAAACGATCCGACAAAGGCTTTATACATTAATGATAACCAGATACAGGACCTTCTGCGCGACAGCAAAGGCAGGATGTGGATCGCCACCTATCATGGCGTTGCCCGGTATGATCCCGATAAAAAAATAATGAAGATTTATGCCGAAGATAAACACAATCCCGGGGCTGTGCCCTTCGGCAATGTAACGAGCATTTACGAAGATTCACAGGGCAGGATACTTTTCGGAACCTGGGAAAACGGACTGTATGTGTACAATGAGAAAACCGATTCATTCAGAAATTACTATATCAGCCAGAATGTTTTTAACCTCACAAATCCGGTAAGAATATGGAGTTTTCTTGAAGATAAAAACGGATATACCTGGATCGGAACGTGGGAGACGGGCTTGTTCAAGGTGCGTATAACGGATAATTCGATTGAATATCTGAATCATTTTTACCTCGACGCCGGGAACAAAGGGAAAAACATATGTGATAATATTATTTTCTGTCTGGAACAAACGCCTGACAACTCCATCTGGGTTGGAACATCAAACGGGTTAAGTATCATATCGAATCCGAATGCAAATGATCCCGAAATAATATCGTATAATGAAGGTGTCTCCACCACTCTTCCTTCAAAATCGGAAATTTATGAAATGAAACAGGATGTTTCAGGTTCGATGTGGCTTGCAACCATGGGAGGAGGCGTGAATAAGATCGATTTAAAGCGTTATAAATTCGAATTATTCAATATACCCAGTTCAAATACCCCATTAACAAGCGAAGTAGTCTATTGCTTCTATCCGGTCAATGAAAATGAATTATTGCTCGGAGTCCGTTCACTGGTTATTGGTTTGTACAACCTGGAGAAAAAAACATTCAAAGATTACAGGAATCTTCCGGTGTTAAATGAATTCACATCGGAAAATAATTCCGTATTCTGCATCTTTAAGGATTCACGTGAAAATTTATGGTTTGGAACCCGTTACCTCGGACTTTATAAAAAGGACGGTAAAACAGGAAAGCTGCAGAACATCGTTTCAAGATATTTCTTTTCACAGGGCCCGCCGCCGTATTCGGTGAATTGCATTGCCGAAGACAGGTATAACTGCTTATGGGTCGGAACCAGCGAAGGATTGATTAAACTGGTTTACAATCATGAAATTGACAAATTCGATACGTATAAGTACTTGCCCGATAGCAGGGATCCCAACTCGATATGCGGTAAAAATATTACTTCCATTCTGATCGATTCACAGCACGTTCTTTGGATTGCAACAGAAGACGGAGGAATCAGCCGGCTGAAAAGTGATTTAAAGGATCATGCTTCGCTGAAATTTGAAACCATTAACGATTTCGGCCTTTCTAAACTCAGGGTGAGCGGCCATACAGTCAATGTGATTGTAGAGGACAATAAAAACAGAATATGGATTGGAACAGGCACAGATGGCATTATTCAATACGACCGCAAAACCAATTCCTTCAGGAATTTCCCGAAAGTGATGGAATTCACCGGCAATACGGTGTATAACCTGATTCCTGATAATTCAAACGCAATTTGGGCTACCACGAATAAGGGACTGGTGAGGCTTGTTGTCGAGAACGAGGATTTGAACATTCAGAATTTCACCGTTGATGACGGGCTACAGGGTAATATATTCAACCTTGGAGCCTCTTATAAGGACAACCAGGGAAGAATATATATCGGCGGTCTTCATGGCTTTAACCGGTTTAATCCCGAAGAATTTCAGCCCAACCTCTATTTACCTCCTGTGGTGGTAACAAAAATTGAGATCAACAATGAACCTGTTGAGGCAGAGCGAATACAGGATAACAGGCTTGTTCTTTCAAACCAGGAAAATAACTTTTCGGTCAGCTTTTCAGCGTTGTCATACTCACAGGCAAAAAACAACAAATTCATGCATAAGCTCGAAGGGTTTGATAACGACTGGATCATGTCGGATTGCAACAACCGGACAGCTGTGTATACTAATGTACCCCCGGGAAAATATACATTCCTTGTCAAGGCTGCCAATAACAGCTGGATATGGAATGAACAACCGGTTCGCCTTATCCTTGTTGTGAAACCTTCACCGTTTTTAACTAAAGTTGCAATAACCATTTACCTGTTACTTTTTCTGTCAATTATTTATATGATCTTCTGGTTCCGCATGAATAACCTGAAAATCAAACAGGCTTTTGAAATTGAGAAACTAGAACGGGTAAAGAACGAAAACATAAACGAATTCAAATTGAGGTTTTTTACAAATGTTTCACACGAGCTGCTCACTCCTTTGTCGATTATTTCATGCGGTGTTGAAGAGCTGAATGAAAAACCCGGTGTGGATAAAAACACATTGCAGTCCATCTGGATGAACGTAAACCGGCTGATAACACTTATAAAGCAACTCCTCGATTTCAGGAAGATTGAATCCGGTGATATGAGGCTGGATATCGAACTTACATATATTGATGAAGTTTTCGAAAAGCTGAAGGAGCTGTTTCAGCCACTGGCCAAGCGGAAGAACATGGTCTTCACTGTCAACGGAAAAATAAATAAGGCCATTTATTGCGATGTGGAAAAAATCGAAACGATTCTGACCAACCTGGTCAGCAATGCTTTTAAATATTCAAATGAAGGCGGATGTGTCCAGGTTGAATATTCGCTTTTAAAGACTGAGGGCAAAGAGTTTATTGAAATAGTTGTTAAAGATACCGGCTATGGTATCTCCGAAAAAGAGATCGAACACATTTTCGATCGTTTTTACCAGGTAAGTTCGGTTACGGGAAGAACATTCGGTGTGGGGATCGGCCTTCATCTGGTTAAGAACATAGTCGACCTTCACCAGGGTACAATCACCGTGAAAAGTAATAAGGAGGGCGAAGGGAGCATGTTTACAATCCGCATACCCCTGAACAAAAATTTAAAGGAAGTTAAAGATGAGCAAACCGTTTTACCCAATCATCCTGCCGGTGAATTTAAGGTAGTTCTTGATGAAATACTGGTTTCAGACGACACACCTGAATCAGAAAGCGGATTAGTGGCGGATTCGGATTTCTCGGTGCTTGTTGTCGAAGACAACAATGAATTAAGAAAACTTATAAGTAAGCATTTATCAAGATTCTATAAAATATCTGAAGCCAGGGACGGAATTGAAGGATATGAAGCCGCGTGTTCACAACATCCCGATCTGATAGTGAGTGATGTAATGATGCCCGGAATGAACGGATTTGAGATGTGTAAGAAATTAAAGGCTGATTTTAATGTGAACCACATTATGATCATTCTGCTGACGGCCAAATTCACTAATGATGACCGGTATGAAGGATACCTGGCCGGAGCTGATTCATATATAGCCAAGCCATTGGACCTGAAATTGCTGAAAGCCAGGATTGATTCGTTGAAGAAACAAAGGGAAATCATTAAAGAAAAATTCTCAGGAGGGATTGGCTCTGAATTTAATCCCGGGGGATTGTCACAGATCAATGTGGATTTTATGCAGCAGATCATCGGACTGATCACGGAAAATATTGAAGATCCGGAGTTCAACGTAACTATGATGCTCGAAAAGATCCATATCAGTCATTCAACATTATATCGCAAGATCCAAAGCCTTACCGGTATGTCACCCAATGAATTTATCCGTAACGTAAGAATTACAGAGGCTGCAAGATTGATGAAGAACAAAGACATCAGCATAGCTGAAATTGCCACCATGGTAGGGTTTAATGATCACAGTTACTTTACACGCTGCTTCAAAAAGAAATTCAATAAAACCCCGATTCAGTTTGTGGGTGAAATCAAAACGTGA
- a CDS encoding ELWxxDGT repeat protein, which yields MKKLFLLFLTVISLPVLAQYPKGMTDITSALAAGDAGFALTTEDDRSGTFKSTLVIIGDNMFFTAKSTASGDELYITDGTVEGTKMVKDINPGSGDASPRYLVAVNGKLYFQADNGTDGVELWESDGTEAGTKMVADVYPGAESSAPDMLTVLDGKILFRATTVASAADGKKWLHIFDPGTQEETLVSEIQARAEGDAVIPRIQVDNKHKVAYFIGEPVGENQEVYKTDGTSEGTGKIFDVTPEALGSSNIQWVFVHDDSVVVWRQKTPRKYAGADSVNYVQHLSEQIWISDGTAEGTRLLSHFDKNVDTDGNGTNTQFAFPVSWKGKLYFRADNGVNGVEFSVSDLTTEGTHQVQDLNPGTDASWPEDYAVYKGYLCFDANAGNGNEGAEIRYFDDADNTIKLMAYAWPGDDGSWSKRTTAVQYDGVDSLLYFVGSGPSTGGPELFVASAFGSQAELVYALDPAGSTPHNLKSWQNSLFFTTNKVNRLFRYQFTIAPKINAEGKIFYDYSNFQDTIKVKLSIANSESLTNKVLKVEPNDNSELYLISKTKGGTFGTAPIYTANTGVDSFYVKANHTKMSPDGFKFESTLRVVHLEIDTLLIGARSVLEPVFRNEMLYHIDLGNTTSAIDNSVDTLGAYQSVFDQAYGLDTLAGKTWGYKTGGWGWTGSGNKWNTMREANYQANPEGQFYDLQVEPGDYVVQIGWYENWGTRTQKVTANGEDVIAEIVSLPGDYLVEDFEVTVEDTILSIGWSSLNANNAYFSWIKVGKKCTGGDCATKCFDPMCRLRSSLYSPEEPVNTQDVPKEGDMSVYPNPATGSVNVSLDTKSFTSIQIIDLTGKIVLRTNIDNTITRLNVNSLQNGVYLVRAIGNGGVKTQKLIISR from the coding sequence ATGAAAAAATTATTTCTACTTTTTTTAACTGTTATCAGCCTTCCGGTATTGGCCCAATACCCGAAGGGCATGACTGATATTACCTCGGCACTTGCTGCAGGTGATGCCGGTTTTGCGCTTACTACGGAAGACGACAGAAGCGGAACTTTTAAAAGTACGCTCGTCATCATTGGGGACAATATGTTTTTTACTGCTAAAAGCACAGCCAGCGGTGATGAACTGTATATAACCGATGGAACTGTTGAAGGCACTAAGATGGTAAAAGACATTAACCCCGGAAGCGGCGATGCAAGTCCCCGTTACCTTGTTGCTGTAAATGGTAAACTGTATTTCCAGGCCGATAACGGAACTGATGGCGTTGAGCTTTGGGAATCGGACGGAACAGAAGCCGGAACCAAAATGGTGGCTGACGTTTACCCGGGCGCTGAGTCATCAGCTCCTGATATGCTGACCGTTCTTGACGGTAAGATCCTTTTCAGGGCAACTACAGTAGCCAGTGCTGCCGATGGCAAAAAATGGCTTCACATTTTTGATCCCGGGACCCAGGAAGAAACCCTTGTAAGTGAGATTCAGGCAAGGGCTGAAGGCGATGCCGTAATTCCAAGGATACAGGTTGACAACAAGCATAAGGTAGCCTATTTCATTGGTGAGCCTGTTGGTGAAAACCAGGAAGTATACAAAACAGACGGTACTTCTGAAGGTACAGGCAAAATTTTCGATGTTACACCCGAAGCATTGGGAAGCAGCAATATCCAGTGGGTATTTGTACATGACGATTCCGTTGTAGTATGGCGTCAGAAAACTCCGCGCAAATATGCTGGAGCTGACAGCGTAAATTATGTACAGCACCTGAGTGAGCAAATCTGGATTTCAGACGGAACCGCTGAAGGAACCCGGTTGCTTTCACATTTCGATAAAAACGTGGATACCGACGGTAACGGAACCAATACACAATTTGCATTTCCTGTAAGCTGGAAAGGTAAACTGTATTTCCGCGCTGATAACGGTGTAAACGGTGTTGAATTCAGTGTTTCTGACCTGACTACAGAAGGAACTCACCAGGTTCAGGATTTGAATCCCGGTACCGATGCAAGCTGGCCGGAAGATTATGCCGTGTATAAAGGCTATCTCTGCTTCGATGCTAATGCCGGCAATGGTAATGAAGGAGCTGAAATCCGCTATTTTGACGATGCCGACAACACAATTAAATTAATGGCCTATGCATGGCCGGGTGATGATGGCAGCTGGTCAAAAAGAACAACTGCGGTGCAGTATGACGGTGTTGATTCACTGTTGTATTTCGTTGGCAGTGGCCCTTCAACAGGAGGCCCCGAGCTTTTTGTAGCTTCCGCATTCGGTAGCCAGGCTGAATTGGTATATGCACTGGATCCGGCAGGTTCCACACCGCATAACCTTAAATCGTGGCAAAACTCCCTGTTTTTCACTACCAATAAGGTAAACAGGTTATTCCGCTACCAGTTCACGATCGCTCCCAAGATCAATGCTGAAGGTAAAATTTTCTATGATTATTCGAACTTCCAGGATACCATTAAGGTAAAACTGTCGATTGCCAATTCAGAGTCGCTTACCAACAAGGTTTTGAAAGTTGAACCCAATGATAACTCCGAATTGTACCTGATCAGCAAAACAAAAGGAGGAACATTCGGAACTGCTCCGATTTATACAGCCAATACAGGTGTTGATTCTTTCTATGTAAAAGCTAACCACACCAAGATGAGTCCCGACGGATTCAAATTTGAAAGCACCCTGAGAGTTGTACATCTCGAAATCGACACCCTGCTAATCGGTGCAAGATCGGTTCTTGAGCCTGTATTCCGCAATGAAATGCTTTATCATATCGATCTTGGAAACACCACATCAGCCATTGACAACAGCGTGGATACCCTTGGAGCTTACCAGTCTGTTTTCGATCAGGCATATGGATTGGATACACTCGCAGGTAAAACATGGGGTTACAAGACAGGCGGCTGGGGCTGGACCGGCTCAGGAAATAAGTGGAACACCATGCGTGAAGCAAATTACCAGGCAAATCCTGAAGGACAGTTCTATGACCTCCAGGTTGAACCGGGCGACTATGTAGTTCAGATCGGCTGGTATGAAAACTGGGGTACAAGAACACAGAAAGTAACGGCAAACGGTGAAGATGTAATTGCAGAAATCGTCTCCCTCCCTGGTGATTATCTGGTAGAAGATTTCGAAGTCACTGTTGAAGACACTATTCTTTCAATAGGATGGTCATCACTTAACGCTAACAACGCATACTTCTCATGGATTAAAGTGGGTAAGAAATGCACCGGAGGCGATTGTGCTACAAAATGTTTTGACCCGATGTGCCGCTTAAGGTCAAGTTTATATTCGCCCGAAGAGCCTGTTAACACTCAGGATGTACCTAAAGAGGGAGACATGAGTGTTTACCCGAATCCGGCAACCGGCTCGGTTAATGTTTCACTGGATACCAAATCATTTACATCCATCCAGATCATTGACCTGACAGGTAAGATTGTTTTACGCACCAATATTGACAATACAATTACAAGACTCAATGTGAATTCACTGCAAAACGGAGTTTACCTTGTAAGAGCCATTGGAAACGGAGGTGTTAAAACTCAGAAACTCATCATCTCCAGGTAG